In one window of Romboutsia hominis DNA:
- the spoIIIAD gene encoding stage III sporulation protein AD, which yields MEIIKLIGVAILAMTICLIIRPKRPEMANFIAIIAGVTILLSVIFKLNFIIESIQNLAQKANIPSVYITLIIKLIGIAYLMEFAIQLCNDCGEKSIASKLEFGGKVIVMTMSFPILLSIVEMIINIIP from the coding sequence TTGGAAATTATAAAACTTATTGGAGTCGCTATACTGGCAATGACTATTTGTTTAATTATAAGGCCTAAAAGACCAGAGATGGCAAATTTCATAGCAATAATTGCAGGGGTAACGATACTTTTATCTGTAATATTTAAGCTAAACTTTATAATTGAAAGCATACAGAACTTAGCTCAAAAAGCTAATATACCATCTGTATATATAACTTTAATAATAAAATTAATAGGGATAGCCTATCTTATGGAATTTGCAATACAACTTTGTAATGATTGTGGAGAAAAAAGTATAGCCTCTAAATTAGAATTTGGAGGAAAAGTAATAGTTATGACTATGTCTTTTCCAATACTCTTATCTATTGTAGAGATGATAATAAATATTATCCCGTAG
- a CDS encoding stage III sporulation protein AB has product MQIKIVIIGILVACSYLIGEYISKAYTNRHKQVNDLIKILEIMRMDLHFGMYTLEEIFERLSLKKEYFTHKFFMQLKYGLTNNTEKILEDILNDNISILKKETYLQDKEVDEVKKLILALGKSDIESQTRMIDLCIENLKGITNETKEDINKKGAVYKKLSTIIGLAIGIILI; this is encoded by the coding sequence TTGCAAATTAAAATTGTAATAATAGGTATTTTAGTAGCTTGTAGCTACTTAATAGGTGAATATATAAGCAAAGCTTATACAAATAGGCATAAACAAGTAAATGATCTCATAAAAATATTAGAGATAATGAGAATGGACTTGCACTTTGGTATGTATACCTTAGAAGAAATATTTGAAAGACTTTCATTAAAGAAAGAATATTTTACACATAAGTTTTTTATGCAGTTAAAATATGGACTTACAAATAATACTGAAAAAATATTAGAAGATATTTTAAACGACAATATAAGTATTTTAAAAAAAGAAACCTATTTACAAGATAAGGAGGTTGATGAAGTTAAAAAACTTATATTAGCTTTAGGTAAAAGTGATATAGAATCTCAAACTAGAATGATTGATTTATGTATAGAAAATTTAAAAGGCATAACTAATGAAACTAAAGAAGATATAAATAAAAAAGGTGCAGTTTATAAAAAATTATCTACAATTATAGGATTGGCTATAGGAATAATTTTGATATAG
- the spoIIIAE gene encoding stage III sporulation protein AE: MKKSFLASILTIFMIMASFSISFSNENDKDENYNETKKSIDNYIDSQLEKINIGEIENFIQDSVVVEEVDLKVFIKELISGEKKITDLFNKESIKYMLFDEFKASLKVASLILVLALLSSLLKSLQNSFSSGAISQIITYIIFITIVSLTLVGFKDILSICNDTIDSTVNLMKVIMPILITLLVLIGFPITSTVLNPIFIGGVAFINIIFKQFLFVSISVAFAILVVNNLSQSIKLKKLSSFIRQINLVSIGAMFTIYLGLVSMQGLYVKNIDNFTVKTAKFALGNFIPVVGNFVSDSVDILLSSSQLIKGVFGGIGLVLIVGICLVPVIKILSVVLVYKISAIVVEPIGEEKISSFLNEIANLMVVMLACIIAIAIMFFVTVAIITSISVVAQG; this comes from the coding sequence ATGAAAAAAAGCTTTTTAGCATCTATACTTACGATATTTATGATTATGGCATCTTTTTCTATAAGTTTTTCAAATGAAAATGATAAAGATGAAAACTATAATGAAACAAAGAAAAGTATAGATAATTATATAGATAGTCAATTAGAAAAAATAAACATAGGAGAAATAGAAAATTTTATACAGGATTCGGTAGTAGTAGAAGAGGTTGATTTAAAAGTATTTATAAAAGAGCTTATAAGTGGAGAAAAGAAAATAACAGATTTGTTTAATAAAGAATCTATAAAATATATGTTATTTGATGAATTTAAAGCAAGTCTAAAAGTAGCATCACTAATATTAGTACTAGCACTATTATCATCTTTACTTAAAAGTTTACAAAACTCTTTTTCATCGGGAGCAATAAGTCAGATAATTACTTATATAATATTTATAACAATAGTATCTCTTACGCTAGTCGGATTTAAAGATATACTATCAATATGTAATGATACTATAGATTCCACCGTAAATTTAATGAAAGTAATAATGCCTATACTTATAACATTATTGGTGCTTATAGGATTTCCTATTACATCAACAGTTTTAAACCCAATATTTATAGGTGGAGTTGCATTCATAAATATAATTTTTAAACAATTTTTATTCGTATCAATTTCTGTAGCATTTGCAATTCTAGTCGTAAATAATTTATCTCAAAGTATAAAACTAAAAAAACTATCATCTTTTATAAGACAAATAAATTTAGTTTCTATAGGAGCAATGTTTACCATATATTTAGGACTTGTATCTATGCAAGGCTTATATGTAAAAAATATAGATAATTTTACAGTTAAAACAGCTAAATTTGCCCTAGGAAACTTTATTCCAGTGGTAGGTAATTTTGTATCTGATTCAGTTGATATACTGCTCTCATCATCGCAGCTTATAAAAGGTGTATTTGGAGGAATTGGCCTTGTATTAATAGTTGGAATTTGTTTGGTTCCAGTTATAAAAATATTATCTGTAGTATTGGTTTATAAAATATCTGCTATAGTAGTAGAGCCTATAGGAGAAGAGAAAATATCAAGTTTTTTAAATGAAATAGCCAACTTAATGGTAGTAATGTTGGCTTGCATAATCGCAATTGCAATAATGTTTTTTGTTACAGTAGCAATAATAACTTCAATAAGTGTAGTAGCTCAAGGATAA
- a CDS encoding stage III sporulation protein AG codes for MFKNLNEKDKKKIYTLLSLVVVCAIALIAMPSLSPKDNKEKEVVKKNEPETTSSSNQEKNLESKLKEILSKIEGAGEVDVMITFESSEEIQPAYNSNSTTEKTEEKDTKGGERTITTSSDNKTIITSGSNEPIVLKTNEASIKGVIVVSSGASDPTVKETLYDAVQTALQVAGHQVEVYTK; via the coding sequence ATGTTTAAAAACCTAAATGAAAAAGATAAAAAAAAGATATACACATTATTATCTTTAGTAGTAGTTTGTGCAATAGCTCTTATCGCAATGCCAAGTTTATCACCAAAAGATAATAAAGAAAAAGAAGTAGTTAAAAAAAATGAACCAGAAACTACTAGCTCTTCAAATCAAGAAAAAAATTTAGAAAGTAAACTAAAGGAAATACTATCAAAAATAGAAGGAGCTGGGGAAGTAGATGTAATGATAACATTTGAGTCTAGTGAAGAAATTCAACCTGCATATAATTCAAACTCAACTACAGAAAAAACAGAAGAAAAAGATACTAAGGGAGGAGAAAGAACTATAACAACATCAAGTGATAATAAAACTATAATAACATCAGGTTCAAATGAACCAATAGTATTAAAAACTAATGAAGCAAGTATAAAAGGTGTAATAGTAGTATCAAGTGGGGCTAGTGACCCGACTGTTAAAGAAACACTTTATGATGCTGTACAAACTGCTCTTCAGGTAGCAGGGCATCAAGTAGAAGTATACACAAAGTAA
- a CDS encoding SpoIIIAC/SpoIIIAD family protein, with protein sequence MDISLIFKLGIGALLITIINTILDASGRKDWQIYVTVVGVVMAFTIVLKEVSVLFDTIKTMFMLY encoded by the coding sequence ATGGATATTTCACTAATATTTAAGTTAGGTATAGGAGCACTTTTAATAACAATAATTAATACTATATTAGATGCTTCAGGCAGAAAAGACTGGCAAATATATGTCACTGTAGTAGGAGTAGTTATGGCATTTACAATTGTATTAAAAGAGGTAAGTGTTTTATTTGATACAATAAAGACGATGTTCATGCTTTACTAA
- a CDS encoding stage III sporulation protein AF, protein MLEGIKQWIITILIGAFIVNVVNMILPSSKIKPYINLVLNFIFVFIVLTPIINIFSSNIRLEDTILKSMAKYNKEYVDSMNSLANETGKDSLSKGYEDGLKEVLKLKLDEYGYELEDVDINGSDIENIKVKEKSSNKSGKEDIQSKEKEKIKQAFNESDESQKGIDEDKLKEDLIEILDVSIETIEID, encoded by the coding sequence ATGTTAGAAGGTATAAAACAGTGGATTATAACTATACTAATAGGTGCTTTTATAGTAAATGTAGTTAATATGATTTTACCATCGTCTAAAATAAAACCATATATAAATTTAGTATTAAATTTCATATTTGTGTTTATAGTTTTAACTCCAATTATAAATATATTTTCATCTAATATTAGATTGGAGGACACTATTTTAAAGTCTATGGCTAAATATAATAAAGAATATGTAGATAGTATGAATAGTTTGGCAAATGAAACAGGTAAGGATAGCTTAAGTAAAGGATATGAAGATGGACTTAAAGAAGTCTTAAAGCTAAAGCTAGATGAGTATGGATATGAATTAGAAGACGTAGATATAAATGGATCTGATATAGAAAATATAAAAGTTAAAGAAAAAAGTAGTAATAAAAGTGGAAAAGAGGACATACAATCTAAAGAAAAAGAAAAAATAAAACAAGCTTTTAATGAAAGCGATGAAAGTCAAAAAGGAATAGATGAAGATAAACTAAAAGAGGACTTAATAGAGATACTAGATGTATCTATAGAAACTATAGAAATTGATTAA